In a single window of the Streptomyces sp. HUAS ZL42 genome:
- a CDS encoding TIGR03086 family metal-binding protein, with translation MELRSVMVRASEAAVGIVRGIGPDRFEAPTPCREFTVRELVNHLIFQTGERAYAAAFKQPARDRPDQVAEGHAFTAQPGWAEAYAARSAATATAWSDPQAWTGETSLSGSGGTPAPFVGGIVLGEWLLHGWDLAMATGQQWHVDDELAAALYEDVAGRAELARKYGVYGPEVSVPPSAPLFDRALGLAGRDRSWKPPA, from the coding sequence ATGGAGCTGAGATCCGTCATGGTCCGGGCCTCGGAGGCGGCCGTGGGCATCGTGCGCGGTATCGGGCCCGACCGGTTCGAGGCGCCCACCCCCTGCAGGGAGTTCACTGTCCGGGAGCTCGTGAATCACCTGATCTTCCAGACCGGTGAGCGGGCGTACGCCGCCGCCTTCAAACAGCCGGCGCGGGATCGGCCGGATCAGGTGGCGGAAGGCCATGCATTCACCGCGCAGCCGGGCTGGGCCGAGGCATACGCCGCCCGGTCGGCGGCGACGGCCACCGCATGGAGCGATCCGCAGGCATGGACGGGCGAGACGTCGCTGAGCGGGAGCGGGGGCACGCCGGCCCCCTTCGTCGGCGGAATCGTCCTGGGGGAGTGGCTGCTGCACGGCTGGGACCTGGCGATGGCCACCGGGCAGCAGTGGCACGTGGACGACGAGCTCGCGGCGGCGCTGTACGAGGACGTCGCGGGGAGGGCCGAGCTTGCCAGAAAGTACGGGGTGTACGGCCCGGAAGTCAGCGTGCCGCCCTCCGCACCGCTGTTTGACCGCGCACTGGGTCTGGCGGGCCGCGACCGATCGTGGAAGCCACCGGCCTGA